From the genome of Nitrosomonas sp. Is79A3:
GTTGGCAAGCGGCTTTTATATTGTGGATGAAGGCCATAGAGGTGTTGTGTTGCGCTTTGGTCAGTATACCGATACTGCCCCGGCAGGTTTGCGTTGGCATTTACCTTATCCTATTGAAAAAGTAGAAATAGTAAATGTTAGTCAGGTTCGCACAGTTGAGATTGGCTACCGCAACAATGTAAGAAGTAAGGTGCTACGGGAATCATTGATGTTGACTGATGATGAAAACATCATAGATATTCAGTTTGCTGTGCAATATATATTGAATAATCCAGAAAACTTTCTCTTTAAAAATAGAAACCCTGAGGAAGCAGTTTTGCAAGCGGCTGAGACTGCGATCAGGCAGGTAATTGGTAAGAGTAAAATGGACTATGTTCTTTATGAAGGACGTGAGCATGTTGCAGCCAATGCAACCCAGTTGATGCAGAAGATTCTAGATCGTTATGAGATAGGTATCTCTATTAGCAAAGTGACTATGCAGAATGCGCAACCACCAGAGCAAGTTCAAGCTGCATTTGATGATGCAGTAAAAGCAGGGCAAGATAGAGAACGGCAAAAGAATGAGGGGCAAGCTTATGCTAATGATGTGATCCCAAGAGCTGTAGGTAATGCGGCTCGATTGATTCAAGAATCTGAGGGGTATAAGCAACGTGTGATTGTAAGTGCCGAGGGTGATGCCAGTCGTTTTGAACAAATTCTTGTGGAATATAGTAAAGCGCCAAGAGTGACACGCGAACGTTTGTATCTGGATATGATGCAACAAGTACTCTCTAATACTAGTAAGATACTCGTTGATCAGAAGAATGGTAATAATCTCTTGTATTTACCACTGGATAAGCTAATAAATATGAGTGGATCTACGTCAGCTTCATCAGTGACCGCACAGCCAATGGTGCAGGAGGCGGCGCCTGATAGTGGAATACGGGCACGAGAATCTTTTCGTAGTCGCGAACGGGAGATAAGATAAATGAAAAATTTAACATCAGTGTTTTCAGGCATCATTATTGCGGTATTTTTTTTGGGAAGCTCCGCAATCTATATTGTAGATCAGCGTCAACAAGCTATTTTGTTTCAATTAGGTGAAGTTATCGATGTCAAAACGGAACCTGGTCTTTATTTCAAGATTCCTCTAGCACAGAATGTACGTTTTTTTGAGAAACGCATTCTGACGATGAACACAGAAGAGCCTGAACGTTTTATTACCTCTGAGAAAAAGAACGTTTTGGTAGACTTGTTTGTGAAGTGGCGCATTGTAGACGTAAAACAATATTATATCAGTGTGCGTGGTGATGAAAGTCTAGCGCAAACACGTTTAGCGCAAACTATAAATGCGAGTTTGCGTGATGAATTTGGTAATCGTACAGTTCACGATGTAGTATCGGGGGAGCGTGATGTAATTATGGAAATTATGCGTCAGAAAGCAGATAGCGATGCTCGTTCGATCGGAGTAGAAGTTGTTGATGTACGTTTGAAACGCGTAGATCTACCACAGGAAGTCAGTGAATCGGTATATAGACGTATGGAAGCGGAACGTAAAAGAGTCGCTAATGAATTACGTTCCACCGGTGCGGCTGAATCGGAGAAGATTCGTGCGGATGCAGACAGACAACGTGAAGTCATAATGGCTGAAGCATATCGAGAAGCTCAGAAAACAATGGGTGATGGTGATAGTCAGGCAGCTGCAACCTATTCAAACGCTTTTCAAAAAGATCCCGAATTCTATGCTTTCTGGCGTAGTGTTGATGCCTACAAACAATCTTTCAAGAATAAAGGAGATATGTTGGTTCTTGAACCCAGTTCCGATTTTTTCAAGTATTTGAAAAATCCTGCTGTCAGTAAATAATAAGTATGGATTGATTGAATGGCGGTAGTTGTGAGGGCCATATCCCGCTAAGAAATTGTTTATTTAAGAATCTGTGTGGACTTATGGTTTGCTCACTTAGTGAAAATATGTAGCCTTGTTAGATAGCGACTTATGAAGAGGTTCTGAGAATCGTGGTTATTTTTATGCTCGATTAAAACAGAACCTCTTAATTTTTACACTATTTCATAAAAAATAATGAAAGCCTGATTGAGCAGGAACTGAATTAATATGTGGGAAACTTTTCTGATTGCAATTGCATTGATGTTAATTCTAGAAGGAATACTACCATTTCTATCTCCCCAGACTTGGAGAGAAGCATTTAAAAAAATGATTGAGATTAATGATCATCAGATACGTTTTATTGGTCTGACATCAATGTTGGTCGGGCTAATGCTGCTACTTATCGTTAGCTGACATTATTTTCTTTACTCTTCTCGTTGATAATTTGTCGATCATAAACATGCAAAATTGGCTCCTTCCAGAATATGTCGAGGATATATTACCTGTAGAAGCATTGCATATAGAAGTAATGCGCCGTCAAATTATTGACTTGTTATTTGTGCACGGGTATCAGCAAGTAATACCGCCTTTGTTAGAGTATGTAGAGTCGTTGCTGTCCGGAAGTGGCAGCGACATGGATTTGCATATGTTCAAGGTGATAGATCAGCTCAGTGGACGTATGATGGGTCTACGGGCCGACATGACCCCGCAAGTTGCAAGAATTGATGGACATTTATTGAATTCTGACGGTATAACTCGTTTATGTTATGCCAATAGCGTATTGCATACCGTGCCTTCAGGGATAACACAAACTCGAGAACCATTACAAGCTGGCGCAGAACTTTATGGCCACTCAGGATTGGAAAGTGATCTGGAGGTTCAGCGGCTCATGTTGCAATGTTTGTCTGTTTCAGGTGTAAATAAAATACATTTGGATCTTGGTCATGTTGCAGTTTTCCGAGGTTTAATTAAAGGTGCAGGTATATCTCGTGAACTGGAAATCGAATTGTTCGCGGTTCTGCAAGCAAAAGATGTTTCAACATTAAAGGAATTGTGTACAAAGTTGCAAAGACATACACGTGAAGCATTGATGTTATTGCCTCAGCTATATGGTGACAAGAAGATTCTGGCAGATGCTATAAAACGATTGCCGGATTATCCTGAGATTAGAATAGCATTGAATGAGCTTAGTATAGTTGAAGAGGAACTGAAGCCGATTGTAGATGAGATTGCCTTTGATTTGGCGGATTTGCGTGGGTATCACTATCATACCGGAATGGTCTTCGCTGCTTATGCGAATGGTTGTTCAAACGCTATTGGCTTAGGCGGACGTTATGACGAAATAGGAAAAGCTTTCGGGCGCGCACGACCGGCTACTGGTTTTAGTATGGATCTCAGAGAGCTATCCAGATTGGTTAAGCCGCAAGCATATCCCAAAGGAATACGTGCGCCTTTCCATAAGAAAAATAAAGAACTGGAAAATATGATCCAGCAACTACGTAGAGAAGGGCAAATCGTTGTGATTGAATTATCGGAACAAAAGAGCGAATCCTTAGATTGCGACAGGCAATTAGTATTGCATAATGGGCAATGGATTGTTGAAGAAATTTAATAATTTAGAAACAAAGTCTTTTAGAGATTGGGGATATGACTAAAAATGTAGTAGTCATTGGTACACAATGGGGTGATGAAGGAAAGGGCAAGGTGGTTGACTGGTTAACTGATCATGCACAAGGCGTGGTACGTTTTCAGGGTGGACATAATGCGGGTCATACTCTGGTCATAGGCAATAAAAAAACCGTATTGCATTTGATTCCTTCTGGCATTTTACGTGACAGTGTTATTTGTTACATTGGAAATGGTGTGGTGATTTCTCCAGAAGCACTGCTCAATGAAATTGATATGCTTCAACATAATGGTGTCAATGTAAGCAGGCGCTTGCGAATTAGCGCAGCCTGTCCGCTAATTTTACCCTGTCACGTCGCACTGGATAATGCGCGTGAAACAGCCAGAGGCATAGGGAAGATTGGCACCACAGGGCGCGGCATCGGCCCAGCTTACGAAGATAAAGTCGCACGACGCGCAATCCGTTTGCAAGATTTATTTCATCGCGATCGCTTTGCTGCGAAGTTAGGTGAAATTCTGGATTATCACAATTTTGTGCTGAAAAATTATTTTCATGCATCTGTTGTTGATTTTCAAAAAACAATGGATGACGCTCTGGTACAAGCTGAGCGGATTAAACCGATGGTTGCCGATATTCCCCAACTTTTATTTGATGCGCATAACGCAGGAGATAATCTTTTATTTGAAGGTGCCCAGGGTGCGTTATTGGATATTGATCATGGCACATACCCATTTGTTACCTCCAGTAACTGTGTGGCTGGCGCAGCAGCCCCGGGCAGTGGGGTTGGGCCGCAAATGTTACATTATGTGCTGGGTATTACCAAAGCATACACAACACGCGTTGGTTCTGGCCCATTCCCAACTGAACTGGACGACGAAGTAGGTAAGCATCTCGCCACACGCGGACATGAGTTTGGTTCGACAACAGGACGCCCTCGC
Proteins encoded in this window:
- the hflK gene encoding FtsH protease activity modulator HflK, whose product is MGLNDPQWGKNKGDSGPPDLDDVLRNVNKKINNIFGQKKGGGGDEGSNTQGPKQHSGGSIALILGLLVVVWLASGFYIVDEGHRGVVLRFGQYTDTAPAGLRWHLPYPIEKVEIVNVSQVRTVEIGYRNNVRSKVLRESLMLTDDENIIDIQFAVQYILNNPENFLFKNRNPEEAVLQAAETAIRQVIGKSKMDYVLYEGREHVAANATQLMQKILDRYEIGISISKVTMQNAQPPEQVQAAFDDAVKAGQDRERQKNEGQAYANDVIPRAVGNAARLIQESEGYKQRVIVSAEGDASRFEQILVEYSKAPRVTRERLYLDMMQQVLSNTSKILVDQKNGNNLLYLPLDKLINMSGSTSASSVTAQPMVQEAAPDSGIRARESFRSREREIR
- the hflC gene encoding protease modulator HflC, which translates into the protein MKNLTSVFSGIIIAVFFLGSSAIYIVDQRQQAILFQLGEVIDVKTEPGLYFKIPLAQNVRFFEKRILTMNTEEPERFITSEKKNVLVDLFVKWRIVDVKQYYISVRGDESLAQTRLAQTINASLRDEFGNRTVHDVVSGERDVIMEIMRQKADSDARSIGVEVVDVRLKRVDLPQEVSESVYRRMEAERKRVANELRSTGAAESEKIRADADRQREVIMAEAYREAQKTMGDGDSQAAATYSNAFQKDPEFYAFWRSVDAYKQSFKNKGDMLVLEPSSDFFKYLKNPAVSK
- a CDS encoding DUF2065 domain-containing protein: MWETFLIAIALMLILEGILPFLSPQTWREAFKKMIEINDHQIRFIGLTSMLVGLMLLLIVS
- a CDS encoding ATP phosphoribosyltransferase regulatory subunit, which codes for MQNWLLPEYVEDILPVEALHIEVMRRQIIDLLFVHGYQQVIPPLLEYVESLLSGSGSDMDLHMFKVIDQLSGRMMGLRADMTPQVARIDGHLLNSDGITRLCYANSVLHTVPSGITQTREPLQAGAELYGHSGLESDLEVQRLMLQCLSVSGVNKIHLDLGHVAVFRGLIKGAGISRELEIELFAVLQAKDVSTLKELCTKLQRHTREALMLLPQLYGDKKILADAIKRLPDYPEIRIALNELSIVEEELKPIVDEIAFDLADLRGYHYHTGMVFAAYANGCSNAIGLGGRYDEIGKAFGRARPATGFSMDLRELSRLVKPQAYPKGIRAPFHKKNKELENMIQQLRREGQIVVIELSEQKSESLDCDRQLVLHNGQWIVEEI
- a CDS encoding adenylosuccinate synthase; amino-acid sequence: MTKNVVVIGTQWGDEGKGKVVDWLTDHAQGVVRFQGGHNAGHTLVIGNKKTVLHLIPSGILRDSVICYIGNGVVISPEALLNEIDMLQHNGVNVSRRLRISAACPLILPCHVALDNARETARGIGKIGTTGRGIGPAYEDKVARRAIRLQDLFHRDRFAAKLGEILDYHNFVLKNYFHASVVDFQKTMDDALVQAERIKPMVADIPQLLFDAHNAGDNLLFEGAQGALLDIDHGTYPFVTSSNCVAGAAAPGSGVGPQMLHYVLGITKAYTTRVGSGPFPTELDDEVGKHLATRGHEFGSTTGRPRRCGWFDAVALKRSIQINGVTGLCITKLDVLDGVEILNLGVGYKLSDGNNSNILPIGADDLDCCEPIYEEIPGWSENTAGIKEFDQLPKAAQNYLKRLEEVCEIPIDMISTGPDREDTILLRHPFK